A single Oryza brachyantha chromosome 8, ObraRS2, whole genome shotgun sequence DNA region contains:
- the LOC121055184 gene encoding protein SHI RELATED SEQUENCE 1-like, giving the protein MAGFPLGGGGGGRHGRDDHHRPPAVNPTTSDAAAFLYPAAASRGGFQLWQQQPPPHPFYAPANIIRFADDPAAGPGGSSSRGGRGPGAGPGVGTINCQDCGNQAKKDCTHLRCRTCCKSRGFDCPTHVKSTWVPAAKRRERHSLLAAAAAAESSKRPRDSAAAASHPTSTTPTTSSGEQQMMVGERFPREVSSEAVFRCVRLGPVDEAEAEVAYQTTVSIGGHVFKGILHDVGPEPSSGGGLGRHAAEGSSPSTAAAPGGGEGSSSVAAAVSSSAVVMDPYPTPGPFGGGAPFFHGHPR; this is encoded by the exons ATGGCGGGTTTCCCgttaggaggaggaggcggaggaaggCACGGCCGCGACGACCACCACCGTCCTCCTGCCGTTAATCCCACCAcctccgacgccgccgcgttTCTCtatccggccgccgcctcccgtgGCGGCTTCCAGCtatggcagcagcagccgccgccgcacccctTCTACGCCCCCGCCAACATCATCCGCTTCGCCGATGACCCCGCCGCGGGGCCCGGCGGCTCCTCCtcgcgaggagggaggggccCCGGGGCCGGCCCCGGCGTCGGCACCATCAACTGCCAGGACTGCGGCAACCAGGCCAAGAAGGACTGCACCCACCTCCGCTGCCGCACCTGCTGCAAGAGCCGCGGCTTCGATTGCCCCACCCACGTCAAGTCCACCTGGGTCCCCGCCGCCAAGCGCCGCGAGCGCCACagcctgctcgccgccgccgccgccgccgagtcatCCAAGCGCCCCcgcgactccgccgccgcggcgtcccaCCCGACCTCCACAACGCCCACCACCTCCTCAG GGGAGCAGCAGATGATGGTGGGAGAGAGGTTCCCGCGCGAGGTGAGCTCGGAGGCGGTGTTCCGCTGCGTGCGGCTGGGCCCCGtcgacgaggccgaagccgaGGTGGCGTACCAGACCACCGTCAGCATCGGCGGCCACGTCTTCAAGGGCATCCTCCACGACGTCGGCCCGGAACCCTcgtccggcggcggcctcggccgccACGCCGCGGAGGGATCCTCCCCGAgcacggccgcggcgccgggcggcggcgaaggcagcagcagcgtcgccgcggccgtgTCGTCATCGGCTGTGGTAATGGACCCGTACCCGACGCCCGGCccgttcggcggcggcgcacccTTCTTCCACGGCCACCCGAGGTGA
- the LOC102711641 gene encoding probable carboxylesterase 8 — MLTSNEAANYLAKSKKQSRADSSETMGEATASALPSPDNSSTNLFKQIAVHDDGTITRPFVPVAPPSAAGAVLSRDVPLDASLGTSLRLYLPNVPPPSRLPVILFFHGGGFVLFSSGTVFYHASCEAMAATLPAIVVSLDYRLAPEHRLPAAYDDAVAAVLWLRDAAAGDPWVSAHGDLSRCFVMGSSSGANMAFNAGVRTKDLDLTPATVRGLMLHQPYLGGVERTPSEDRSADDAMLPLEANDKLWSLALPAGADRDHEFCNPAKSMSPEALAGGLPRCLVTGSDGDPLIDRQRELVGWLRGHGVEVVAKTDLAVSHAAELFVPEIADQLFAAARAFVSAGGDVNP; from the coding sequence atgctaacgAGTAACGAGGCTGCTAATTATCTTGCTAAATCAAAgaagcagagcagagcagacaGCAGTGAGACCATGGGTGAGGCCACCGCCAGCGCGCTCCCGTCGCCGGACAACTCCTCCACCAACCTCTTCAAGCAGATCGCCGTCCACGACGACGGCACCATCACGCGCCCCTTCGTCCCCGtcgcgccgccctccgccgccggcgcggtcCTCTCCAGGGACGTGCCGCTCGACGCCTCCCTCGGCACCTCCCTCCGCCTCTACCTCCCCAAcgtcccgccgccgtccaggCTCCCCGTCATCCTCTTcttccacggcggcggcttcgtGCTCTTCTCCTCCGGCACCGTCTTCTACCACGCCTCCTGCGAGGCCATGGCCGCCACCCTGCCCGCCATCGTCGTCTCCCTCGACTACCGCCTCGCGCCCGAGCACCGTCTCCCCGCGGCCTacgacgacgccgtcgcgGCCGTGCTCTGGCtccgcgacgcggcggcgggggaccCGTGGGTGTCCGCGCACGGCGACCTGTCGCGGTGCTTCGTCATGGGGAGCAGCTCCGGCGCCAACATGGCGTTCAACGCCGGCGTCCGGACCAAGGACCTCGACCTGACCCCGGCCACCGTGCGGGGGCTGATGCTGCACCAGCCGTACCTCGGCGGCGTGGAGCGGACGCCGTCGGAGGACAGGTCCGCCGACGACGCGATGCTGCCGCTGGAGGCGAACGACAAGCTCTGGAGCCTCGCGCTGCCGGCGGGGGCGGACCGCGACCACGAGTTCTGCAACCCGGCGAAGTCGATGTCCCCCGAGGCGTTGGCCGGCGGCCTGCCCCGGTGCTTGGTAACCGGGAGCGACGGCGACCCGCTGATCGACAGGCAGAGGGAGCTGGTCGGGTGGCTGCGGGGCCACGGCGTGGAGGTCGTCGCGAAGACGGACCTCGCCGTGTCCCACGCCGCGGAGCTGTTCGTGCCGGAGATCGCCGACCAGCtcttcgcggcggcgcgcgcgttCGTGTCGGCCGGCGGAGACGTCAACCCCTGA
- the LOC102699710 gene encoding flavonoid 3'-monooxygenase CYP75B137-like, producing the protein MEMASAAATLLYAALFAAALLYLAVAVRRGRGAGLPPGPMGLPLVGSLLSLDPELHTYFAGLAARYGPVFSIRLGSKLGVVITSPALAREVLRDHDLVFANRDTPDAARSISYGGGQNIVWNPVGPTWRLLRRICVHEMLSPAGLDNVHGLRRREFRATLRHLHAQAGKPVDVGAQMFLTVMNVVTSTLWGSNVGSESERTAVGKEFRDLVADMTEMLGAPNVSDFFPALAPFDLQGIRKKSDQLKDRFDDIFARIIQQRIKSDQTAGGETVADFLEYMLKVEKEGGDGKTSFTMTNVKALLMDMVVGGTETTSNTVEWAMAEMLQNRRTLRKVQEELDAVVGRDGVVEESHLPQLHYLHLVLKETLRLHPALPLMVPHCPSEDATVGGHRVPAGSRVFVNVWAIQRDPAAWKDPEQFIPERFLQAGGGRRLDFTGREQDYMPFGSGRRICAGISMAERMATYSLAMLVQAFDWELPAGERLELAERFSIVMKKATPLVAVPTPRLSKHELYA; encoded by the exons ATGGAGatggcgtccgccgccgcgacgctgCTCTACGCCGCGCTgttcgcggcggcgctgctgtacctcgccgtcgcggtcCGGCGTGGACGCGGCGCCGGCCTGCCGCCGGGTCCGATGGGGCTGCCGCTCGTCGGCAGCTTGCTGTCCCTCGACCCGGAGCTGCACACCTACTTCGCCGGACTTGCTGCTAGGTACGGGCCCGTCTTCTCCATCCGCCTCGGCTCCAAGCTCGGCGTCGTCATCACCTCGCCGGCGCTGGCGCGCGAGGTGCTGCGCGACCACGACCTCGTCTTCGCCAACCGCGACACGCCCGACGCCGCGCGCTCCATCTcctacggcggcggccagaACATCGTGTGGAACCCGGTCGGCCCGACGTGGCGCCTGCTCCGCCGCATCTGCGTCCACGAGATGCTCAGCCCCGCCGGCCTCGACAACGTGCAcggtctccgccgccgcgagtTCAGGGCCACGCTCCGCCACCTGCACGCCCAGGCCGGCAAGCccgtcgacgtcggcgcgcAGATGTTCCTCACCGTGATGAACGTGGTGACCAGCACGCTGTGGGGTAGCAACGTCGGCAGCGAGAGCGAGCGGACGGCGGTGGGGAAGGAGTTCCGGGATCTCGTCGCCGACATGACCGAGATGCTCGGCGCGCCCAACGTGTCCGACTTCTTCCCGGCGCTCGCGCCGTTCGACCTGCAGGGTATCCGCAAGAAGTCGGACCAGCTCAAGGACAGGTTCGACGATATCTTCGCCAGGATCATACAGCAGAGGATCAAGTCCGACCagaccgccggcggcgagacggTGGCGGACTTCCTCGAGTACATGCTCAAGGTGGAGaaggaaggcggcgacgggaaGACCTCCTTCACCATGACCAACGTCAAGGCCCTGCTCATG GACATGGTGGTCGGGGGGACGGAGACGACGTCGAACACCGTGGAGTGGGCCATGGCGGAGATGCTGCAGAACCGGCGGACGCTGCGCAAGGTGCAGGAGGAGCTGGACGCGGTGGTGGGGCGGGACGGCGTGGTGGAGGAGTCCCACCTCCCCCAGCTGCACTACCTGCATCTGGTGCTCAAGGAGACGCTCCGGCTGCACCCAGCGCTGCCGCTGATGGTGCCGCACTGCCCCAGCGAGGACGCGACGGTGGGCGGCCACCGCGTCCCGGCGGGCAGCCGCGTGTTCGTCAACGTGTGGGCGATCCAGAGGGACCCGGCGGCGTGGAAGGACCCGGAACAATTCATCCCGGAGAGGTTCTTgcaggcgggcggcgggcgtaGGCTGGACTTCACCGGCAGGGAGCAGGACTACATGCCGTTCGGGTCCGGGAGGAGGATCTGCGCGGGCATCTCCATGGCGGAGCGGATGGCGACCTACTCGCTGGCGATGCTGGTGCAGGCGTTCGACTGGGAgctgccggccggcgagcggctgGAGCTGGCCGAGAGGTTCAGCATCGTGATGAAGAAGGCGACGCCGCTGGTGGCCGTGCCGACGCCGAGGCTGTCCAAGCATGAGCTCTACGCTTAG
- the LOC102711910 gene encoding MYB-like transcription factor ODO1 has protein sequence MGRQPCCDKKRVKRGPWTAEEDKKLISFILTHGRCCWRAVPKLAGLLRCGKSCRLRWTNYLRPDLKRGLLTADEEKLVVDLHAKLGNRWSKIAAKLPGRTDNEIKNHWNTHIKKKLIKMGIDPATHQPLANTKAISQTGTSTQSTVTTESAKSNDMAYPVDPKGGCSRSMSVPTDSLEQSSRNTSSQGLDPLLNWLLETELPADEPWLNFTSSNDDDLCGIVKQSALDGSTTDWLLDYQDFSMGNSSLIDGARIQNSDGSNF, from the exons ATGGGGAGGCAGCCGTGCTGTGACAAGAAGAGGGTGAAGCGAGGGCCgtggacggcggaggaggacaagAAGCTCATCAGCTTCATTCTGACACACggccgctgctgctggcgAGCAGTGCCTAAGTTGGCAGGGCTGCTGCGCTGCGGCAAGAGCTGCCGGCTGCGGTGGACCAACTATCTCCGCCCTGACCTCAAGCGTGGCCTCCTCACTGCAGACGAGGAGAAGCTCGTTGTGGACCTCCATGCCAAGCTTGGCAACAG ATGGTCCAAGATTGCTGCCAAATTACCTGGGAGAACAGACAACGAGATCAAGAACCACTGGAACACGCACATCAAGAAGAAGCTCATCAAGATGGGGATCGACCCAGCCACGCATCAGCCTCTAGCCAACACCAAGGCTATCAGTCAAACAGGAACCTCGACGCAGTCCACCGTCACAACTGAATCGGCCAAGTCGAATGACATGGCATATCCAGTGGATCCCAAGGGAGGCTGCAGCAGGAGCATGTCAGTGCCAACTGACTCGCTGGAGCAGTCAAGCAGGAACACCAGCAGTCAGGGCCTGGATCCGTTGTTGAACTGGCTGTTGGAGACAGAGCTTCCCGCTGATGAGCCATGGCTAAATTTTACGAGCAGCAATGACGATGACTTGTGTGGCATCGTTAAGCAGTCGGCATTGGATGGAAGCACAACAGACTGGCTGCTTGACTACCAAGATTTCAGCATGGGCAATTCGAGCTTGATTGATGGTGCAAggattcagaattcagatggATCAAACTTTTAG